The Engraulis encrasicolus isolate BLACKSEA-1 chromosome 11, IST_EnEncr_1.0, whole genome shotgun sequence nucleotide sequence CACTTTTCAGAAAAGTAAATACAGACTTTGTCAGGGCATTTTTCAAAAGACCAATAAAAAACAAAAGCGTTTTCAGTGTCACTGTACTGATTATTTCTGTGTTATTCTTCTACAGGCCATGTTTTCGAATGACCAATAAAATGTCAACAATGTCATCTGGGTCACTGGTGATTATCTCTATGCAGGGCTCAGAACTAACATCAGacgaccggccaaatgctggtaaaatgtcagtttggcaggtagaaaagaccaatgtACAAACGTataagccactttgacccattagttagtgtgtttggctagtaagattaccgTCTGCTCGACATTTTGGCTGGTCATGAAAAAAGTTCATTGAAAGCCCTGTTTCTATGTATTCCTTTTTCTACAGGCCATGCTGTGCAATAACAAGCGTTGCGTAGGGGGCATATCCACTCCACTATGACGGCATGCTGGAGATATTGGTTAGATATTAGTGTGGACTACTGGTATGTGCGAGATGTAGCACGTGGTTAACAACAAATGAGACTGCATGGCAGATTTGTGAGGTCatttcacgcaaacacacacagacacacacacagacacaaagacacacactctcacaaacacgcacgcacgcacgtagatacacgcacgcacatgcatgcacacacacacacacacacacacacacacaaacacacacaagcatgtacgcacatgcatgcatgctcatgcacgcaggcacccacgcacgcacgcacgcacagctgaGCTCAGCTCAGTTCAGCTTGGTTACACATATCTCTTCTCTAGATTTAAAAACCTCCACTTAACCCTTTGAGCCCTGGCCTGCATGATCACCACAACAGCAATCGCCCATTTTAGGGACAATAAAgttggaagtgaagtgaagtgatcaacaacaacacaatggATAGAACGacaccacacaccacagaggGAAAGCATGCTGATGTGGCAAAACCGGACTAGGCCTACACACAAGACCAGATACTTATACTCACGTGATGCCCTACCGTGACTccaacggtggggcactgggctgctacagtGCGCCGGCGACCCAGCGTCGATtcgggcccgggtcatttgccgatgcttccccatctctctccccaaaatatttcctgtctctctctacacagtaaattctgcagtgctcatttaacacttaaagagttcatttgagtccatttggacttaaatgaactctgtaagtgttgaattaacaccacaacatttactgtgtactgtcctgtcactaataaaggctaaaagaccaaaaaaaaagtttttaaaaaaaatctcatacTCACGTAATGATCCTGTCTTTGCCAGGCTTGGGAGACAGCCTggctcccttcttctcctccgcctcctctagGGGGCAGTCTAGTCTCTGTTTGGCCGGCGGGTCGTCTCCACCAGCGCCAGCGCCCCCTAGCGTCTTGGTGGACTTAAACGGGTCCACCGAGTCGTCGAAATTTTCCGGGTCGAAGCTGTAGCCGCCGCCCCGTTTGGGTAGGGTGGGGGAGCTGCTCATCTTAGCGCCGCCCCCGCCGCCAAACGGGTTGAAGTTGGGGTCGTCCCACTGGCTGGGGTCGAAGCTGTACGAGGACTTGGGTAAGGGCATGTCCTCCATGCTCTGGGCCGCTGCTGCTGGGTCGGGGACCGCTGCTGCTGGGGTTGGTTCTGAAGCGGGTAAGTACGTGGTGGCCGTGggttctgctgctgctggttctgTTGCCTTCGCTCGAGGTTTCCGGCTGGAAGGCAGCTTGCTCGTCGGCCTCTTGCCCAGCTTCTTGGGCGGCGGCTTCTTGGGCGGCTCGTCGTCACTCACGCCAAACTCcaatttgactggcagtgctGTCTCCTCTGGCGGAGCCGCCGCCACCACCTCTGGCACCCCCGAGGGCTCTGATTGGTTGAGGGTGGTGGCAGAGGGGGGCGGGGAGTTCCGGATCTTGGAGCCGCCACTGGTGAACGGGTTGACGCTGTCATCGAAGGGGGGCGGCGAGTTACTGATCTTGGACCCGCCGCTGGTGAAAGGGTTGACGCTGTCGTCGAACGTGTCCGGGTCGAAACTGTAGCCGCCCTTGGGCAGGGGGGGCTCGTCGTCCACCTCGGACGGGTCCGGGGCGTTGAGGGACGTCTGCATGTCCAGAGACGGGGGTCTGGGTTTGCGGGACTTTGTCTTCGATTTTGGGGAACGCTTGTTGTTGGCGTGTCCGTTACAAAGCTCCTCACTTCTCCCTGTCACAGTACCGCTATCCGGTCCAATAGTCTCTGTGGGTGGTTCCAGCTCTGTGGTAATGTTCTGTGTGGGTTCTGGGGAGGAGGTCACGGGCGGTTCCACCATCGTGGAGCCCGGTGCTGGGTCTGAGAGAGGCTCGTCGCCCTCCTTAGAGTTCTGGTTCTGGTCCAGTGTGGGCTTCTGGGCCTCAGGGGAATGGGTCTGGGTCATCTGGCCCACATCCTCCACTGGAGCATctgaatgagaggaagaggaggaggaaaactcTGCATTAGGGCAAAATattgaatatactgtatagcgTCATATCAATaatgctgtcaaacaatataacaTTTCATAATATGGAGTTGGAAcaatatttttgttgtttgtctatactgccaaaaggtaggttacggtAAGCGTAATGAATTCCCCTCctcttgagccattgcgagcacagagcacacTTGCCACACCACTGGCCctgcactcacactgctgaagggaaggAAGATTGTAAATTGTTTAGcataattatttgtctttaaaagcaATGTCGTCTAAAAAAATCATGATCTCAATATTggctgaaataatcgtgatattgttttttctcATAATTGAGCAGCCCTACTCTGCATTACATGCTGCTCTATGCAATATTTATCACATTTAATGATCGTTAAACATTCATAATGTGGAATTTAGCCGATTAATTCATAGAGTTATTTACTGATTTTGCCAAAGTGGAGCTCTGACTATTGAaggtgaggtggaggtggaacaGTGAGAGTAAACAGAATGGAGACCAAGCTTCTATCGACTCTCACTGAGTTGGAATGCTCAGCCAGAAACAATTAATTGCATTAGATTTAGATTTTAGATttagactaagcacatctctttcagtcttcaagaagcaagtaaagaccctcctgtttcgtgactatctactacaatAATGCTTGAGTTGCCATAGTCCCAGcacagactcttgacatgatgtgtaagTGTTTGTACTCTACAGTACTTTACtgagaaaaaaaactaacccttctctgaatctgcacttgtgcactttgtatctaccagtgatgttggctatgattatgtccttgatcgtaagtcgctttggttataaatcgtctgccaaatgcaatgtaatgtcatgtaatgtaatgtaatgtcatttaaaTGAGTTCAAAAAATGTCAAGAGGTGTTGGGTTGGGCAATATGTCCGGGGAAAATTCTCACACATGTTGCTGAATGCTAATGAAGCACCCAATCCAATCATGCTAAATCAAACGCTCTCACACCCACATTGTGTTGCATGCTGGTCATCACCATCTGTCAGGTCGTCAACCCGGCCAGACCACAACCTGACTAAACCCTGCCGTGCTGTTGCCAGTGAAATCCACTCATCACGTATGATGTCACACCCAATGACAGTAAGCCTACATTACACGTTTGTCACACCACCAAACTGGACTCCCACACTGCAGGCCATGAGGAGAGCAGATGGACTAATCTGCATTACATGGTCCTCTAAAAACACTTTAAAGAGgcactgtgtcatatttttagtagtttatttacagaattcacgctgcccaaTTACAAATGTCACCGTCTTTTaaaaatgcttaccaccaccatcaaattcatgaagttcgtgtttgtctattgtgttcttgtttattgtaatgtctttgtaattgtatcagatgcactgaaaatggcacagaataaatttccgaaaggacaaataaataatctatctatctatctatctatctattatctaatacctactctggccaccatcctacacagtgagaATCAGTAAGAATCAGAGCCTAAAAtgtgttacattacatcacacgcAGCATATGCTTTCAAACAAAGGGCACAGTAAACAATACTGCTTGAGTGATTCTAATCACCCTCCTCTGATGTCATACCACCAAACTTAACTTGTAGAGGGGAAGAGTAATGGCACGGTGCTTCCTTGTCTGGAAAGACAGCAACATCCTTTCCATTGTCTGCAGCCCTTTGCCCTTAGTTTGAAGGCCAAAGCCTCCCTTGAAAGCAAAATGGAGGCAGGAAATGGCATGAGTAAGGATATGTTCGGGATGACGACAATGGTGGTTTAGTTACTCTGTTGTTATTATAGCGGCCCAGACACAACAATGGTGGTTTACGTGTGGAAGGTGCTGGACACATAAAGGAGGGTTCCAGTAGatatttaacccgttaagacatggcgttagtttattactaaaggccctgtgttatgtcatagtagagtaatactatggtaattaacctttcaatgactattacagcgtgcctcagataaTAAGGAGTGCATTAGGGGGCCACAGGAAGGGGTGAGGTAGTGCAGCGTGTCAATGCTCCATGTACATGGggtcccaggttcgaatccagcatGTGTCATTTTCCCAACCtcatctcatttctctctcccacttacttcctgtcaaaTGTCAATCGAGGCAATAGAGAATCACTTCATGCAGAATAGTGATGGTTTGCGCAATGTCTAACAAGTGGCACTATGGCCAAAAATGTTTAATTATTGGGCATGATTAAACATTTTTGAGCCCCGACAGCTGTGAATTTCTTTTCATGTCTCTGCCTACagaaatgtacagtaggctatgtctctatgtctctttgTGGACACCAAAACCTCTCGTGAAAATATTTTACATTTAATGTCTGCTCACTCCCagcaaaaaaaacatgtgaccagGCAAGGCCCTGTCAGGAATAGATGTCTCTTCTTTCAGTCATATAATCAGAAGATAGTGAGACGATACAAAAGAACAGTTGgcgatacagtacacacaattgTTAGAACGGCTATTCAAACTCAATCAAGTCATTTAACGACCTCCAACTTCTTTACATATAGCCAAGAGCACTTCTCGTGGATCCACATGTGACTAGGCTAACGTCACGAGACCACTACACCCACTCACTAATGATATGTACAAAATGTTTATTTGATGGTTGCATAGTGTGCTCTGGTATGAACACAACTGCTGTTCCCTTCATAGAGTGTTGAGTCTACGATGCGAGTGCTATACCTCCTCCCACAATGttctctactgcagtgtttctcaacctctttttaggcgaggcaccctctcaattcatgaaaaatttcaaggcaccctgaACCAACAGGCCGTaatatggcattgcatccgataccacacaagcttagaaaagtaacacattttgagacgtcgccgttgcagctgactggggcgacctatgtttactttattgtgcgtaaatggcagatgaaagattccactgactaacatcaATTTAgataaatatgtattatattacatcatttatttatcagccacgtttccgcggcaccccagggtgccccggcacccctgttgagaaacactgctctactgtatgTTCAATGTTTACTGTTAAGTGCAACTGTTAAATGTATTAAAAATGGCAGTTCAGCTCCATACAAAACcaggtgtataaaataaaagtagtagtagtcgtaCAGTGTATCTGCCTCATCACGTAGAGTGGAATAACTTGAATGTGTATGAACTATGTAAGATCATGTActaactgttgtaattacatcagtaagacTACTATTTCTAATTTATACACATCTGTACATAGGACACTATATAGGCTGTGAGTTTGTGTTCTGGTTCTCCACATCAGCGAACGTTTTTAAGATTTGCCTTCAGCGTTTGAGCATGACGGTTAAGAGCCTGTTGTGTCTTCAGTTCAGATGCTACACGTGACGCGACGTGATGCGAATACCCAGTCTGGTGGTCGtcatcttcagagagagagaggcagcagcagcctGTTGCTAGGTGACAGGAGAAGACTGGTTCTATTTATACACAAGTCTAGCGCTAGCTACGGTTCTTTGGCCAGAATTTCTGTGTGCAAGAGCCTTCAAAAAGCACCTCATACTAATACTTATACCCTGTCTAAATATTTAGGGGCAAATGGCGGCTCAAACGGCCACATATCGGCTTTTGTTATTGCAGCTGACCATGCGATGTTTGGCCTGGCCTACGCGGCTCTGTGTGACTTCATGGAGTGGGATATGGTGTGTATGTCTTATGGGGACAGAtaatgtggagtgtgtgtatggATTCTGTGGATTTGGATAAGGTTCTGACAcagacatgtgcgcacacatacacatacacatacacatacacatacacgcgcacgcacacgcacacacacacacacacacacacacacacacacacacacacacacacacacacacacacacacacatgtatgagatGTGGTatgagaagtggtgtgtgtgtgtctggatgctcAATGGTGTGTGTGAGGTCAATTGTTATGGATtcaacacaggcacagacacagacacacgcacgcacacaaagtgtGTGGTGGTATGAGCTGTTGGCATGTGTGTCTAGgtgctgtgccacacacacacaagcacacacacacacacacacacacacacacacacacacacacacacacacacacacacacacacacacacacacacacacacacacacacacacacacacactggtatgagCTGTTGGCGTGTGTCTAGGTGCTGTGGCGTGTTCCTGGCAGGACAGAGCTTATAAGTCCCTTGCTGACACGTGTTAAGTGTCCCCACCGTTGCCGggcgccagggccgctgacagctttggctgggcccaggacaaagtcctctgaaagggccctatACCCAGTGcaaacaatgtaataaggacccaattcttccCAATTCTtcccactgggcccgggacaagtgacccctgtgTCCCCAGCTCTCACACAGTGTAAATAACATGCCATTGGTATTAGCAGCACGcggcacacattctcacacagacCTGCAGTGTGGCTCTCTTTCTAGCATGCTCTCTGTGTCTACGTTTCTCTCTTTCTAGCATGCTCTCTGTGTCTACGTTTCTCTCTTTCTAGCATGCTCTCTGTGtctatgtttctctctttctatcattcTCAGTCTCTGTTTCTATGCCCCTTATTTCAGCACGcgtcacacattctcacacagacctgcagtgtgtctctctttctttccaccactctctctgtgtctctgtgtgtctctccttccatcattctctctgtgtctatgtttctctctttccatcattcTCTTTGTGtctatgtttctttctttctatcactctctctatttctaggCCTCTCATTTCTACACGTTatatcactctctcacacagacttgcagtgtgtctctctttctaccatgctctctgtgtctgtttctctctttccatcatttTCTCTgggtctgtgtttctctctttctatcactctctctatttctatgcCCCTTATTTCTACACATcaagtcactttctctctcacagatctgcagtgtgtctctctttccatcATTCTCTCTGGGTCTGTGTTTCTCCATTTC carries:
- the tacc1 gene encoding transforming acidic coiled-coil-containing protein 1 isoform X3; the protein is MKIPGDGGLEAMQDTHAADAPVEDVGQMTQTHSPEAQKPTLDQNQNSKEGDEPLSDPAPGSTMVEPPVTSSPEPTQNITTELEPPTETIGPDSGTVTGRSEELCNGHANNKRSPKSKTKSRKPRPPSLDMQTSLNAPDPSEVDDEPPLPKGGYSFDPDTFDDSVNPFTSGGSKISNSPPPFDDSVNPFTSGGSKIRNSPPPSATTLNQSEPSGVPEVVAAAPPEETALPVKLEFGVSDDEPPKKPPPKKLGKRPTSKLPSSRKPRAKATEPAAAEPTATTYLPASEPTPAAAVPDPAAAAQSMEDMPLPKSSYSFDPSQWDDPNFNPFGGGGGAKMSSSPTLPKRGGGYSFDPENFDDSVDPFKSTKTLGGAGAGGDDPPAKQRLDCPLEEAEEKKGARLSPKPGKDRIITNSCKLKKYDNQALVLDICNQEVDSEESQVPESTHRVRHATDEEKLASTTKAQKGEPESELSDCSNGIKARADYNFEEDLKTADDLSEQDSSLCSPVPMSDDSLKTLSLGKTGSDVMVKGSPSLDSIPLTEMDKAAVLTLIREEIITKEIEANEWKKKYEESRVEVIEMRKIVAEYEKTVAQMIEDEHCKNMGSQKSVHQITMERDQAMADLNSVERSLSDLFRRYENMKTVLEGFKKNEEVLKKCAQEYLARVRQEEQRYHTLKLHAEEKLDKANEEIAQVRSKANAESVALTASFRKEQMKAESLERALHQKDQEIEELTKICDELIAKMGKTD